TAAATTAGCGTCGGACGATATGGTACAGAAAAAGTCATACACAGGGGGGTAGAGCCGGAGAACCTCTGTAGTGGGCGAATGTAAGAATCATACAGTGTCACTAAATGTTACCACAAACCATTTAAGAATGCCCTCATGTACTTCATCTCTCGCATCTGGTCGTATGTCGGAGTCTCATTTGCACCCACCTTTTCCAAGATCTCATTACGAAGACGCGTTTCGATATCTGGATGCTCTGCAAGCATATATACGGCAAAGCTTAGAAGACACATAGTCTTACGTGCAGCATCTGTCAGCGCCGGGGGAGTTGAGGGAATATAATCCTACGTACTGTATCACGTCcagcaagaagaagattgATGAGCTTTGAAAATCATATCTGTCAGCAAGAGAGTCAAACTGAAGATCTAAGGAGCTTACTTCATCCTTGATAACTTTGGGATCTAAAATGGAAGATAGCGTATTAGCGCCTGTAGTGGCTAGGCTTGAGTAATATGGCTCCGTTACCTTGAGTATGCTTTACCAGATGCGAAATAAAtgtttcctcctcttcttcgtccggGGATTTATCGTTAAGTAACTGCTGCTCTCTTTTGTCTAGGGCTTTTTTCATTAGAGGGTCTATGAACACGTCCATAGCCTTCCGGAAAGGAAGCACTCTATCACTCATGAGCTCATCCAGTGGCCACGCATCACCCATTCTAATTCGCATGACAGTGTGATGTAATCCTTCCATGAACGAATCGGCAAAAATGCTGGCTGGATGATCATGAAGTGATGAATTCTCTTTCGAGGATTCTTGACCAGGGTATGGCATTCCAGCAGAGAGCGATTCGACACTCCCTCCAAAAAGAAACTCAGCAGCCGAATCAAGAGTAAATCGAGCAATAAGATCCTGTTTGATATAAATGATAGTTAGATATATAGTAGATCGAGCACAGCTAGCTTATCTGATGACCTGAAAGTCAATGGAATATCCTTCAGCCAACCTCTTCTTGGCCATCTGCAGCGATATTGTTGCATTACGGTCATAAATGTGGAAATCGCTTATTCGCTCTCGACTGAAGAAAGGCCTAGACATTGCACGGTGAAATCTAAACAGAAGATGTTGAGCAAGTTTGGCAAGATAACATGAACTCACGCACTTCCACATGTCACCTGTAAGTATGTTGATGTATCAGCAGTTGTGGTTACAGTCGCAATTAAAATCATATACGTACCGTCTGAGTTGAAAACCCCTGTTCCCAACAATGAATCCAGCTGAGAAATCAAAGTCGGTCCTAATAAACGGTCATTTTTTCTCCAGGCTTGTAAGATGGTCTGTAGACACGCCTTTGTCAAAGTTATCGAATTGGGTAGCTAGTACTGCCTATCAGTGAAAATGACGTCAAAAAGGTAAAATAAGAATCGTAAATCACTACTGATCTCGTACCTTGACATGGTCGGGCTCGAGAGTAGCGATCTTCGATCGGTATCCATTTTGGTCAGCATGAAATTATCCACAATAGCAGCCAGCTTCTTACAAATTTGGTACTGAAAAGATTAAACCTGAATGTGTTTCCGTATTTTTTGGACCACTGGAAGTAGATATCGGCTAACATTGAGGAGATAGTCGATTGTTAGTTGAGTCGACCGATAGCATCTTGAAAAATACGCACCAGGATAACCGCCTTGGAAGGATTCTGCAAAC
The sequence above is a segment of the Psilocybe cubensis strain MGC-MH-2018 chromosome 4, whole genome shotgun sequence genome. Coding sequences within it:
- a CDS encoding Cytochrome P450 monooxygenase 75, producing MGLSPGLAYLLRTLPYFAVPSAVTYATLKVLLRQTDTALPTPVIVFLSLLARPVLFFYNLYYSEWADNKAAAVHGAIIVPKVQEPLLSVVSKFAESFQGGYPGVFNSDGDMWKFHRAMSRPFFSRERISDFHIYDRNATISLQMAKKRLAEGYSIDFQDLIARFTLDSAAEFLFGGSVESLSAGMPYPGQESSKENSSLHDHPASIFADSFMEGLHHTVMRIRMGDAWPLDELMSDRVLPFRKAMDVFIDPLMKKALDKREQQLLNDKSPDEEEEETFISHLVTEPYYSSLATTGANTLSSILDPKVIKDELINLLLAGRDTTMCLLSFAVYMLAEHPDIETRLRNEILEKVGANETPTYDQMREMKYMRAFLNEVLRLYPPVPADSRISTKATVLPSKKAGGKPIYVPANTTVLYSVTNIHRREDLWGPDALKFDPDRFIDERLKKYFTPNPFIFCPFNAGPRICIGQQFAYHEATFYLVRLLQQFTEFSLDQSANTPPPAEWKFGDNLKGTEKIFPMAHVTMYIKLLSSEVSL